One window from the genome of Daphnia pulex isolate KAP4 chromosome 9, ASM2113471v1 encodes:
- the LOC124202155 gene encoding glucose dehydrogenase [FAD, quinone]-like yields the protein MLPPPAQIFGNLSVWASFPAFVLYYLFYSSFEFNDPEGRVTDTTTFLNEYDFIVIGAGSTGAVVANRLTEVNDWKVLLLEAGGDETIVSDVPGLAHHLQRTNIDWSYKTIPQSGACLAFNENKCIWPRGKVLGGSSVLNYMVYARGNKNDYDQWALDNPGWSYDDVLPYFIKSEDNRNPYIAANKKYHGTGGYLTVQEPAYMTPLAAAFIQGGVEMGYEIRDCNAEKQTGFMIPQATSRRGARCSTAKAFLRPIRKRPNLSISMRSLAHRIVIDPATKRATAVRFEKSGKIYQIKAKKEIIVSAGTVNSPQLLMLSGIGHADHLGSFGIPLMADLPVGDNLQDHIALGGMVFRMDQPFGVTEARYYSIPVILNYTINAAGPLTSLGGTEGVAWIKTKYAPDGDWPDIQYHFVSATPASESGLFFRYNTGVRDDIWNAYYQPLVNTDMWQLIPTLLRPLSRGTIRLASNDPHAAPVIDPKYFTDDAGMDLKTLIEGTKFALALSKTEAFRKVGSKFYDKIFPGCESFTPWTDDYWGCFIRHYSTAIYHMTGTCKMGSDPAKAVVDSKLKVHGIGGLRVADCSIMPNVVSGNTNVPAIMIGEKVSDMIKALWLI from the exons ATGCTGCCGCCGCCTGCTCAGATTTTTGGCAATTTGAGTGTCTGGGCCTCTTTTCCCGCATTTGTTctctattatttgttttacagtTCGTTCGAGTTCAACGATCCTGAAGGACGCGTCACGGATACTACG acgtttcTGAACGAATACGATTTTATCGTCATTGGCGCTGGATCGACTGGAGCGGTTGTGGCCAATCGGCTCACCGAAGTAAACGACTGGAAAGTGCTTTTGCTGGAAGCCGGCGGAGATGAAACGATAGTGTCCGACGTTCCAGGATTAGCTCACCACCTCCAGCGGACCAACATCGACTGGAGTTACAAAACCATTCCGCAATCCGGAGCCTGTCTGGCCTTCAATGAAAACAA GTGCATTTGGCCCCGGGGCAAAGTTCTCGGTGGTTCGTCCGTCCTGAATTACATGGTCTACGCCCGTGGCAACAAGAACGATTACGATCAATGGGCGCTGGATAATCCCGGTTGGTCCTACGATGATGTATTACCGTATTTCATCAAGTCGGAAGACAACCGGAATCCGTACATTGCCGCCAACAAGAAATATCACGGCACGGGTGGTTACCTGACTGTCCAGGAGCCGGCGTACATGACACCCCTAGCGGCGGCCTTCATCCAGGGCGGAGTCGAAATGGGCTACGAAATTCGCGACTGCAATGCGGAAAAACAAACTG gtTTCATGATACCTCAGGCCACTAGCCGGAGAGGAGCTCGTTGCTCGACGGCCAAAGCTTTTTTGAGGCCCATCCGCAAACGGCCCAATTTGTCCATTTCGATGCGCTCGCTGGCCCACAGGATCGTCATCGATCCGGCCACCAAACGGGCCACCGCCGTCCGCTTCGAGAAGAGCGGGAAAATCTACCAAATtaaagccaaaaaggaaattattgtGTCAGCCGGAACCGTCAACAGTCCGCAATTGCTGATGCTGAGCGGAATCGGCCATGCGGATCACCTCGGCTCGTTCGGAATTCCGCTGATGGCCGACCTGCCGGTGGGCGACAACCTCCAAGACCATATCGCCCTAGGTGGAATGGTCTTTAGAATGGATCAA CCATTTGGAGTGACGGAAGCGCGGTATTACAGTATTCCGGTCATCCTGAATTACACCATCAACGCCGCAGGGCCTCTGACGTCACTGGGCGGCACCGAAGGGGTGGCCTGGATCAAAACCAAATACGCACCGGACGGCGATTGGCCGGACATTCAATATCATTTCGTTTCGGCTACTCCGGCTTCCGAGAGCGGATTGTTCTTCCGCTACAACACGGGCGTGAGGGACGACATCTGGAACGCCTATTACCAGCCCCTCGTCAACACGGACATGTGGCAATTGATCCCGACTTTACTCCGCCCATTATCCAGGGGTACCATCCGGCTGGCCTCCAACGATCCGCACGCGGCTCCGGTGATCGATCCGAAATATTTCACCGATGACGCCGGAATGGACCTCAAAACTCTGATCGAGGGGACGAAATTCGCACTGGCCTTGAGCAAGACGGAAGCGTTCCGGAAAGTGGGCAGCAAATTTTACGATAAGATATTCCCTGGATGCGAGAGCTTCACTCCGTGGACGGACGACTACTGGGGCTGTTTCATCCGCCATTATTCGACGGCCATTTACCACATGACCGGCACCTGTAAAATGGGATCGGATCCAGCAAAGGCCGTCGTCGATTCGAAATTGAAAGTTCACGGGATCGGTGGTCTGAGAGTGGCCGACTGTTCCATCATGCCAAATGTTGTATCCGGCAATACCAACGTTCCGGCG ataATGATTGGAGAGAAGGTGTCTGATATGATCAAAGCCTTGTGGTTAATATGA
- the LOC124202156 gene encoding methyl farnesoate epoxidase-like: MVVSLSSNRSRASRMLFEAVSLTVLVFLIIKASQRPRNFPPGPKGIPFFGYLPFLSNGEPVYRTLKKLAKTYGPVAGFYVGPNQPFISVVGPQAVKEALHNDDLNGRPSNSVIIARTFGEKLGVVFTDGEFWREQRRFTMRQLREMGFGKTSVEYQMTDEIRDLIDEIKKQGRSNDDFIVDFKGIFVVSVVNILWAIVGGERFQRDDARFKRLLEDIDLFFRVGNPVRANFPVPVFLLRLFPGLRSYFGVQTDMFEPLQKFIKETVEQHEKSRSLDADVPRDFIDAYLDEVKQQSAKNPSTTFTYKQLVATVQDLITGGSETTANSIGFTLLYLINYPQVQHKMQEELDQVCGTALPSLALRASLPYTDAVLMEVQRMNTIAPLTAPHRATKDTKLLGYNIPKGSILSINIDSVLNDADTWKDPHCFRPERHLNVDMTKIVKNENHIPFGVGKRMCLGEPLTRNSYFLFTSALVKTFDFSAIPGQPLPTLEPVVGFTSAYDGFKAVAKPRSGIPTF, from the exons ATGGTCGTGAGTCTGTCGTCAAATAGGAGCCGGGCCAGCAGGATGTTGTTCGAAGCCGTTTCACTCACCGTCTTGGTATTTTTGATCATCAAGGCGTCGCAGCGTCCCCGCAATTTCCCACCTG GACCGAAAGGTATTCCGTTCTTTGGCTATTTACCTTTTCTGTCCAATGGGGAGCCGGTCTATCGAACTCTGAAGAAGCTGGCCAAGACCTACGGACCGGTGGCCGGCTTCTACGTGGGACCCAATCAGCCCTTCATCTCGGTGGTCGGCCCCCAGGCTGTCAAGGAAGCCCTGCACAACGACGATTTGAACGGCAGACCCTCCAACTCGGTCATTATCGCCCGGACCTTTGGCGAGAAATTAG GCGTGGTTTTCACCGATGGAGAATTCTGGCGAGAGCAGCGGCGGTTCACCATGCGCCAGCTGAGAGAAATGGGGTTCGGCAAGACGTCGGTCGAGTACCAAATGACGGACGAGATCCGGGACCTGATTGACGAAATTAAGAAGCAGGGCCGGTCCAACGACGATTTTATTGTCGACTTCAAGGGAATCTTCGTCGTCTCGGTCGTCAACATTCTCTGGGCCATCGTGGGCGGTGAGCGGTTCCAGCGCGACGACGCCAGATTCAAGCGCCTACTGGAAGACATCGACCTCTTCTTCCGGGTGGGCAATCCCGTCCGAGCCAATTTCCCAGTTCCGGTATTCCTGCTCCGACTTTTCCCAGGATTGAGGAGCTACTTTGGAGTCCAAACGGACATGTTTGAGCCCCTGCAGAAATTTATCAAA GAGACTGTGgaacaacacgaaaaaagcCGGTCGTTGGACGCCGACGTTCCCCGTGATTTTATCGACGCCTACCTCGACGAGGTGAAACAGCAATCGGCCAAAAATCCTTCGACAACTTTCACCT atAAACAATTAGTGGCAACTGTTCAAGATCTGATCACCGGCGGGTCCGAAACAACTGCCAACTCCATAG GATTCACTTTGCTTTACCTGATTAATTACCCTCAAGTACAACACAAGATGCAAGAAGAGCTGGATCAAGTTTGCGGAACCGCATTACCATCTCTGGCTCTTAGGGCCAG TTTGCCCTACACCGATGCGGTTCTAATGGAAGTCCAGCGGATGAACACCATCGCTCCTCTGACGGCACCTCACCGTGCAACTAAAGACACGAAACTTCTCGGCTACAACATCCCCAAa GGAAGTATACTGTCAATCAACATCGACTCGGTGCTTAATGATGCCGACACCTGGAAGGATCCGCACTGCTTCCGTCCCGAACGACATTTGAATGTCGACATGACCAAAATTGTTAAGAATGAAAATCACATCCCCTTCGGCGTTG gCAAGCGGATGTGTTTGGGTGAGCCGTTGACGAGAAACAGTTACTTCCTGTTCACGTCGGCTCTGGTCAAGACGTTCGACTTTAGCGCCATTCCCGGACAGCCTTTACCGACGCTGGAACCCGTTGTTGGCTTCACGTCAGCCTACGATGGATTCAAAGCCGTTGCTAAACCCCGATCCGGAATTCCGACTTTTTAA